GCACCCCTAGGGGCACCATCTCCCCCTGGATCATGCCGGCGTAGCCCCGGCGTATGCCCACCACCTCGAGCCCCAGGGCGTAGGCCTGGCGCACCACGGCCCGGATGGCCGCGTTCATCCCCGGGGCATCGCCCCCGCTGGTGAAGACGCCGATCCGCTTCATACCTCCTCCTCCACGCTCAGGCGGTAGGCCTCGTTCCGGGGCACCCCCGCCGCCACCAAGGCCCGGAAGAGGGCCTTCCCGGAAAGGCCCTTGGCCTTCAGCTCCCGCAAAACCGCCTCGGCCCTAAGGGCGGGCGGCCCCTTTGGCCCCAGGACCAGAACGAACTCCCCTCTGGGCTCCTGGAAGTGCTCCAGGGCCTCCCCAAGGGTTCCCCGGAAAACCTCCTCGTGGACCTTGCTGATCTCCCGGGCCACGGCCACGGGGTGGTCCTGCCCGAAGGCCTCCAGGAGGTCCTCCAGGGTCTTCCTTAGGCGGTGGGGGCTCTCGTAGAGCACCGCGGTCCTCCCCTCCCGGGCTAAGGCTTCTATCCGCTCCCGCCGCGCCCTCCCCGCCTTGGGCAGGAAGCCCTCAAAGGTGAAGCGGTGGGTGGGCAGGCCCGAGGCCACCAGGGCGGGAATGAGGGCGGTGGGGCCGGGAAGCGCTTCCACCCGCCAGCCCCATTCTAAGGCCAGGCGCACCAGCTCTGCGCCGGGATCGGAAATCCCCGGCGTGCCCGCGTCCGTGGCGTAGGCC
Above is a window of Thermus islandicus DSM 21543 DNA encoding:
- the rsmI gene encoding 16S rRNA (cytidine(1402)-2'-O)-methyltransferase produces the protein MRLVLVPTPIGHLEDITLRALRVLREAEVVACEDTRRTGLLLRHYGIPTPTLRLDQHTVGRARELLAPYGYVAYATDAGTPGISDPGAELVRLALEWGWRVEALPGPTALIPALVASGLPTHRFTFEGFLPKAGRARRERIEALAREGRTAVLYESPHRLRKTLEDLLEAFGQDHPVAVAREISKVHEEVFRGTLGEALEHFQEPRGEFVLVLGPKGPPALRAEAVLRELKAKGLSGKALFRALVAAGVPRNEAYRLSVEEEV